The window GCGTACTTTTACCATCGTCTACCGAGCCACAAGTTAAAAATCTAAGCATAGATTTATGCTGATGCTGACTTAGATAACCTTCAATCCCTAGTTCAGCCAATTCGGCTTCTACTGCACTATTCATTTTTCTTTCCTTAGATTCTTAGAAATAACCTTGGCGCTTTTTCAGCTCCATTGAGCCCGACTGATCATGGTCAATCGCTCGACCCTGACGCTCACTGGACGTTGCCACCAGCATCTCTTCAATAATGCCTGTTAGCGTATTCGCCTCAGATTCAACGGCTCCGGTTAGTGGGTAACAGCCCAAAGTACGGAAGCGAACGCTTTTCTCTTCAATCACTTCACCTTCTTGCAGCTCCATACGGTCATCATCAACCATGATCAGCATGCCATCACGCTCAACCACAGGACGTTTGTCTGAAAGGTAAAGTGGAACAATATCGATGCTCTCTAGGTAGATGTATTGCCAGATATCAAGCTCAGTCCAGTTAGATAGCGGGAAGACACGAATGCTTTCGCCCTTATTAACCTGACCGTTGTAGGTGTGCCAAAGCTCAGGACGCTGGTTTTTTGGATCCCATGTGTGGTTCTTGTCGCGGAAAGAATAAACACGCTCTTTCGCTCGAGATTTTTCTTCGTCACGACGCGCACCACCAAAAGCGGCATCGAACCCGTACTTGTTTAACGCCTGCTTAAGGCCTTGAGTTTTCATGATGTCAGTGTGCTTAGAAGAACCATGTACGAACGGGCTACATCCCATCTCAATACCTTCTGGGTTCTTATGTACTAAAAGGTCGAAGCCGTACTTTTTAGCCGTACGATCACGAAACTCAATCATCTCGCGGAATTTCCAATCCGTATCAACGTGCAATAGTGGGAATGGAATCTTGCCTGGATAAAACGCTTTGCGAGCTAAATGAAGCATCACAGAAGAATCTTTACCGATGGAGTACATCATCACTGGGTTATCAAACTCAGCAGCAACTTCACGGATAATAT of the Vibrio lentus genome contains:
- the cysD gene encoding sulfate adenylyltransferase subunit CysD produces the protein MARTASLKGSTEMDQERLTHLKQLEAESIHIIREVAAEFDNPVMMYSIGKDSSVMLHLARKAFYPGKIPFPLLHVDTDWKFREMIEFRDRTAKKYGFDLLVHKNPEGIEMGCSPFVHGSSKHTDIMKTQGLKQALNKYGFDAAFGGARRDEEKSRAKERVYSFRDKNHTWDPKNQRPELWHTYNGQVNKGESIRVFPLSNWTELDIWQYIYLESIDIVPLYLSDKRPVVERDGMLIMVDDDRMELQEGEVIEEKSVRFRTLGCYPLTGAVESEANTLTGIIEEMLVATSSERQGRAIDHDQSGSMELKKRQGYF